One genomic window of Methanosarcina acetivorans C2A includes the following:
- a CDS encoding 50S ribosomal protein L2 codes for MGKRLISQNRGRGTPTYRAPSHKYKADLRHPRVDENSSLRGEVVGIEHDPARSAPIAKVAFENGEELFLLASEGIAVGNIIECGDDAEVKPGNIVPIGNVPEGFFICNVESKPNDGGKFVRSSGVYATVVTHEATRTAVSMPSGNIKWLNPKCRAVVGIVAGSGRVDRPWLKAGKKYHKMKTRAAKYPRVSAVAMNPRDHPFGGGAWKHPGKPTTVSRNAPPGRKVGLIAARRTGMKR; via the coding sequence ATGGGTAAAAGACTAATATCACAGAATAGGGGTCGAGGCACTCCGACCTACAGAGCTCCTTCTCACAAGTACAAGGCAGACCTGAGGCACCCACGTGTCGATGAAAACAGCTCCCTTCGGGGAGAAGTCGTAGGCATCGAGCACGACCCTGCTCGTTCAGCTCCTATCGCAAAAGTCGCCTTTGAAAACGGGGAAGAACTTTTCCTTCTTGCTTCCGAAGGCATTGCCGTAGGAAACATTATCGAGTGTGGAGACGATGCTGAAGTAAAACCCGGAAACATTGTACCTATCGGAAATGTACCCGAAGGTTTCTTCATCTGCAATGTTGAATCAAAGCCAAACGACGGCGGCAAATTTGTCCGTTCCTCCGGAGTATACGCAACCGTTGTAACCCACGAAGCGACCAGGACTGCAGTGTCCATGCCTTCGGGGAACATAAAATGGCTCAACCCCAAGTGCAGGGCAGTCGTCGGGATTGTTGCCGGCAGTGGCAGAGTGGACAGGCCGTGGCTTAAAGCCGGGAAAAAGTATCACAAAATGAAAACAAGGGCTGCAAAGTATCCGAGGGTTTCAGCTGTTGCTATGAACCCGCGTGACCACCCGTTCGGTGGCGGTGCCTGGAAACACCCGGGTAAGCCAACCACAGTTAGCAGAAACGCCCCTCCCGGAAGAAAGGTCGGACTGATTGCAGCAAGAAGGACCGGAATGAAGCGCTGA
- a CDS encoding 30S ribosomal protein S19 has translation MAKKSSSRLPKRKGEYTYRGKTVSELQELSLEEFAELLPSRERRSLKRGFTDGQKKVLHEFKEGKKIRTHHRDMIILPEMIGKTIEIHNGKGFVSVDLQPEMVGHRFGEFAPTRSRVSHGSAGVGATRSSKFVPLK, from the coding sequence ATGGCAAAAAAATCATCATCAAGGTTACCAAAGAGAAAGGGTGAGTATACCTACCGCGGGAAGACCGTCTCAGAACTTCAGGAACTGAGCCTTGAAGAGTTTGCAGAACTTCTGCCTTCAAGAGAACGCAGGAGCCTCAAGCGCGGGTTCACCGACGGCCAGAAGAAAGTCCTGCATGAGTTCAAGGAAGGAAAAAAGATCAGGACCCACCACCGGGACATGATCATCCTTCCCGAAATGATCGGAAAAACTATCGAAATCCACAACGGAAAAGGCTTTGTAAGTGTGGATCTCCAGCCTGAAATGGTCGGGCACCGTTTCGGAGAATTTGCACCCACAAGATCAAGAGTTTCACACGGCAGTGCCGGGGTGGGAGCAACCCGTTCAAGCAAGTTCGTACCGCTGAAATGA
- a CDS encoding 50S ribosomal protein L22, with protein sequence MARINYSINGDPETTSKAMGSELHISPKKSREVCCKIKGMKASEARKFLEDVIAMKQAVPFKKHHDGSGHRKGPMAAGKYPISASKEILKVLKNAESNAEYKGLEPANMYIIHAAIQRGRVIHGFMPRARGRATPKDTETVNIEMILSEVR encoded by the coding sequence ATGGCAAGAATCAATTACTCAATCAACGGAGACCCTGAAACTACCTCTAAGGCAATGGGTTCCGAACTTCACATTTCCCCTAAGAAGTCCCGTGAGGTTTGCTGCAAGATTAAGGGCATGAAGGCTTCCGAAGCCAGGAAGTTCCTTGAAGACGTAATTGCCATGAAGCAGGCAGTCCCCTTCAAGAAACACCATGACGGTAGCGGCCACAGGAAAGGGCCCATGGCTGCAGGAAAATATCCCATCAGCGCCTCAAAAGAGATCTTAAAGGTCCTTAAAAACGCAGAGAGCAATGCCGAATATAAAGGTCTTGAACCTGCAAACATGTACATCATCCACGCCGCCATCCAGCGCGGAAGAGTGATTCATGGGTTCATGCCGAGGGCCAGGGGAAGAGCAACGCCCAAAGATACTGAAACTGTAAATATCGAGATGATTCTCTCCGAGGTGCGCTAA
- a CDS encoding 30S ribosomal protein S3 gives MAIEKKFVNDGYVKASMDEYFAEQLSRAGYGGMELNRTPMGTQIVIYSEKPGMVIGKAGKVIRKLTRDVANKYSLENPQIDAQEVKRPELNAQMMASRLAASIERGWYFRKAGHNTLRAVMNAGALGCEVVISGKLTGARSRVEKFVDGYIKHSGNPVEEVVDEGFAVAVKKLGTLGCKVRIIQPGVVLPDSYKVRESVEVEEPAEKPAEKPAEKPAEKAAAPKKEAAKARAPAPAPEAPAPAPEAPAPAPVEEAEVAEPEEAEEVQAETSEEIEGAELVYVEGSDEVRRQVNGVWQHKHGSYDYWHPMARVHKEAKE, from the coding sequence ATGGCAATAGAGAAAAAATTCGTCAATGACGGGTACGTCAAAGCTTCCATGGACGAGTATTTTGCAGAACAGCTCAGCAGGGCTGGATACGGCGGCATGGAGTTAAACAGGACCCCCATGGGCACCCAGATTGTTATCTACTCCGAAAAACCGGGAATGGTAATCGGGAAAGCCGGGAAGGTCATTAGAAAACTTACCCGTGACGTTGCAAACAAATACAGCCTCGAAAACCCGCAGATTGACGCTCAGGAAGTCAAGAGGCCTGAACTTAACGCCCAGATGATGGCATCCAGGCTTGCAGCTTCCATTGAGAGAGGCTGGTACTTCAGGAAAGCCGGACACAACACCCTCAGAGCAGTCATGAACGCAGGCGCCCTTGGTTGTGAAGTCGTAATCTCCGGAAAGCTTACCGGAGCAAGGTCCAGGGTCGAGAAATTCGTTGACGGGTACATAAAGCACTCCGGAAACCCTGTAGAAGAAGTCGTGGACGAAGGGTTTGCAGTAGCAGTCAAAAAGCTCGGAACCCTTGGCTGCAAAGTCAGGATCATTCAGCCTGGCGTTGTCCTGCCCGACTCCTACAAAGTCAGGGAATCCGTCGAAGTTGAAGAACCTGCAGAAAAGCCTGCAGAAAAGCCTGCAGAAAAACCAGCTGAGAAAGCCGCCGCTCCCAAAAAGGAAGCAGCAAAAGCCCGAGCTCCTGCACCTGCTCCTGAAGCTCCTGCACCTGCTCCTGAAGCTCCTGCACCGGCACCCGTAGAGGAAGCTGAAGTTGCAGAACCCGAAGAAGCAGAGGAAGTCCAGGCTGAAACATCCGAAGAAATTGAAGGAGCCGAACTTGTCTATGTCGAAGGCTCGGATGAAGTCCGCAGGCAGGTCAACGGCGTCTGGCAGCACAAGCATGGGAGCTATGATTACTGGCATCCCATGGCAAGGGTCCACAAGGAGGCTAAGGAATAA
- the rpmC gene encoding 50S ribosomal protein L29, with protein sequence MAILRTSEIRTMTIEERADELENLNNELVRERALTSAGGAPENPGRIGEIRRTIARIKTIQHELNEI encoded by the coding sequence ATGGCAATTCTCAGGACCAGCGAAATCCGGACCATGACGATTGAAGAACGGGCTGATGAACTCGAAAACCTGAATAACGAACTGGTCAGGGAAAGAGCTCTTACCTCTGCGGGCGGAGCTCCGGAAAACCCTGGCAGGATCGGAGAAATCAGGAGAACGATTGCCCGGATAAAGACAATTCAGCATGAGCTAAATGAGATCTAA
- the rnp1 gene encoding ribonuclease P protein component 1 has protein sequence MRSKVEILPSNLIFHELIGLEIKVINSTNPSLTGIRGRVINETKNMLVVENSQSRELKIPKADSEFLFRIPAELSEKGRRSDTFVKIQGNLLLSQPENRIKNIKKLRKWG, from the coding sequence ATGAGATCTAAAGTGGAAATTCTGCCTTCGAATCTTATCTTTCATGAACTGATAGGGCTCGAAATCAAGGTGATTAACTCCACTAATCCATCATTAACAGGAATCCGGGGCAGAGTAATCAACGAGACGAAAAATATGCTTGTTGTGGAAAACTCTCAGTCCCGGGAACTGAAGATTCCCAAGGCGGATTCGGAATTTCTTTTCCGGATCCCTGCCGAGCTCTCAGAAAAAGGCCGCAGATCCGATACATTCGTTAAAATTCAGGGAAACCTGCTGCTCTCACAACCCGAAAATCGGATCAAGAACATTAAAAAGCTACGTAAATGGGGCTAA
- a CDS encoding 30S ribosomal protein S17 yields MARDIGLNIPAPSEECDDAYCPFHGTLPVRGQILVGTVVSSKMDNTVVIERQYMKMVSKYQRYEKRRSKIHAHNPACISAKVGDIVTIAECRPISKTKSYVVVKAEVPK; encoded by the coding sequence ATGGCAAGAGATATTGGATTAAATATACCGGCGCCATCAGAGGAATGTGACGATGCATACTGTCCCTTCCACGGAACACTCCCGGTAAGAGGACAGATCCTTGTGGGTACCGTGGTCAGCAGCAAAATGGACAATACGGTAGTCATCGAAAGGCAATACATGAAAATGGTGTCGAAATATCAGAGATATGAAAAGAGACGCTCGAAGATTCATGCACATAATCCGGCCTGCATCTCCGCAAAAGTCGGTGACATTGTCACGATTGCGGAATGCAGACCTATAAGCAAGACCAAATCCTACGTTGTCGTCAAAGCAGAGGTGCCCAAATGA
- the rpl14p gene encoding 50S ribosomal protein L14, with protein MKGMRSNIPRALNAGAQIACVDNTGAKVVEIISVKKYRGVKNRMPCAGIGDMCVVSVKKGTPEMRKQVLLAVVVRQKQEFRRPDGLHVSFEDNAMVITDEEGIPKGTDIKGPVAREVAERFPKIGTTASIIV; from the coding sequence ATGAAAGGTATGCGCTCAAACATCCCGAGAGCCCTCAATGCAGGTGCCCAGATCGCCTGCGTGGACAACACCGGGGCAAAAGTGGTTGAGATTATCTCTGTCAAGAAGTACAGGGGTGTCAAGAACAGAATGCCCTGCGCAGGAATTGGGGACATGTGCGTTGTGTCCGTAAAGAAAGGTACACCCGAAATGAGGAAACAGGTTCTCCTTGCAGTTGTGGTTCGCCAGAAGCAGGAGTTCCGCCGTCCTGACGGCCTGCATGTCTCATTTGAAGACAATGCAATGGTAATTACGGACGAAGAAGGAATTCCGAAAGGCACGGACATAAAAGGCCCTGTTGCCAGGGAAGTGGCGGAAAGGTTCCCGAAGATCGGGACAACCGCATCCATTATTGTCTGA
- the rplX gene encoding 50S ribosomal protein L24, which translates to MVSKQPRKQRKARYAAPLHIRQKFMGARLSEALTKEYGTRSAAVITGDTVKVMRGDFKGTEGKVQSVSLMDGTITVDGVISTKVDGTEVPRPLNPSNVMITKLEMKDGRRASSIKK; encoded by the coding sequence ATGGTATCCAAACAGCCCAGAAAGCAGAGAAAGGCAAGATACGCCGCACCTCTCCATATCAGGCAGAAATTCATGGGTGCAAGACTCAGTGAGGCGCTTACCAAGGAGTACGGCACAAGAAGCGCTGCAGTTATCACTGGCGACACAGTAAAGGTCATGCGCGGAGACTTCAAGGGCACCGAAGGAAAAGTCCAGTCCGTATCCCTTATGGACGGCACGATCACAGTGGACGGAGTCATTTCCACAAAGGTGGACGGCACCGAAGTCCCGAGGCCCTTAAACCCTTCCAATGTTATGATCACAAAACTGGAAATGAAGGACGGGCGCAGAGCGTCAAGCATTAAGAAGTGA
- a CDS encoding 30S ribosomal protein S4e: MTHQKRLSVPKSWKVGKKGNKWISTTRPGPHSQARSLPLGIIIRDILKLVDNSREGKRILSEGKVLVDGIPRKDLRFPVGLFDVITLPLVNEAYRMLQDEKGRLTLHKLNETNVNKLCRINNKTTVKGGKFQLNLNDGTNIIGSNEYGTKDSLILSIPDKQVVKHLKFEVGNLAMVVGGQHSGETGKIMEIREVKSSRHNTVMISGETDFETIEDYVIVIGEDKPEIRLGGEISE, from the coding sequence GTGACACACCAGAAAAGATTATCAGTCCCAAAGAGCTGGAAGGTCGGGAAAAAAGGTAACAAGTGGATCTCCACTACCCGCCCGGGGCCTCACAGCCAGGCACGCAGTCTTCCGCTCGGAATTATCATCCGGGACATTCTCAAGCTTGTTGACAACAGCAGGGAAGGTAAAAGGATCCTCTCCGAAGGAAAAGTCCTTGTTGACGGGATTCCCAGAAAAGACCTCAGGTTCCCTGTAGGGCTCTTTGATGTAATTACACTCCCCCTCGTAAATGAAGCATACAGGATGCTCCAGGATGAAAAGGGACGTCTGACCCTCCACAAGCTCAACGAAACCAATGTAAACAAGCTGTGCAGGATCAACAACAAGACAACCGTCAAGGGAGGAAAATTCCAGCTTAACCTCAACGACGGAACCAACATCATCGGATCCAATGAATACGGGACAAAGGACTCCCTGATTCTTTCCATTCCTGACAAGCAGGTAGTAAAACACCTGAAGTTTGAGGTCGGCAACCTTGCAATGGTTGTAGGCGGTCAGCACTCGGGCGAAACCGGAAAGATTATGGAGATCAGGGAAGTTAAAAGTTCCAGGCACAACACAGTAATGATTTCCGGAGAAACCGATTTCGAAACAATCGAAGACTACGTAATCGTTATCGGCGAGGACAAACCCGAAATAAGGCTTGGCGGTGAGATAAGTGAATAA
- a CDS encoding 50S ribosomal protein L5: MRTPIVEKVIVHMGVGESGQHLVNAEDILRNITGQEVVRCFAKRTLPAFSIKKNEPIGCKVTLRGQKAQEFLETALGIVEKTLNRSQFDSFGNVSFGIEEHTDFPGMRYDPNIGVFGMDVTVVLKRPGERICKRRIAARKIPAGHRVTVDDAIAFLNESYGVEVM, from the coding sequence ATGCGCACCCCGATTGTTGAAAAGGTAATTGTCCACATGGGTGTCGGAGAAAGTGGCCAGCATCTGGTAAATGCCGAAGACATTCTCCGGAATATCACCGGGCAGGAAGTCGTAAGGTGCTTTGCCAAAAGAACCCTTCCCGCTTTCTCGATCAAAAAGAACGAACCCATAGGCTGTAAGGTAACCCTCAGGGGCCAGAAAGCCCAGGAGTTCCTTGAAACCGCTCTCGGGATTGTCGAAAAGACCCTGAACAGGTCCCAGTTCGATTCCTTCGGAAACGTCTCTTTCGGCATTGAAGAACACACCGACTTCCCGGGTATGAGATATGACCCTAACATAGGGGTTTTCGGAATGGACGTAACCGTGGTACTCAAGCGCCCGGGAGAAAGGATCTGCAAGAGGAGAATTGCAGCCCGAAAGATCCCGGCCGGCCATAGGGTCACGGTGGACGATGCGATCGCCTTCCTTAATGAAAGTTATGGCGTGGAGGTCATGTAA
- a CDS encoding 30S ribosomal protein S14 → MTETIKKSGRGVNECKRCGRKQGLVRKYDIYLCRHCFREIAHEMGFEKYS, encoded by the coding sequence ATGACAGAGACAATAAAAAAGTCCGGTAGAGGAGTAAACGAATGCAAGCGGTGCGGAAGAAAACAGGGCCTTGTCCGCAAGTACGACATTTACCTCTGCAGGCACTGTTTCAGGGAGATTGCCCACGAGATGGGCTTTGAGAAGTATTCGTAA
- a CDS encoding 30S ribosomal protein S8: MVLLDPLANALSTIKNAEAIGKSSCVVRPASKNIGNVLKVMQDLGYIGDFEFIDDGKAGIYSVTLVGRINKCGAIKPRYSVGTASFERWEKQFLPAKNFGALIVTTSSGVMSQYEARDKKIGGQLLAYVY; encoded by the coding sequence ATGGTATTACTTGATCCTCTTGCAAACGCCCTTTCCACTATCAAGAATGCGGAAGCCATTGGGAAGAGCTCCTGTGTTGTCAGGCCTGCTTCTAAAAATATTGGCAATGTCCTGAAGGTTATGCAGGATCTCGGCTATATCGGAGATTTTGAATTTATCGACGATGGGAAAGCCGGAATCTACAGCGTTACCCTTGTGGGAAGAATCAACAAATGCGGTGCAATCAAGCCGCGGTATTCCGTAGGAACAGCCAGCTTCGAACGCTGGGAAAAGCAGTTCCTGCCGGCAAAGAACTTTGGTGCCCTTATAGTAACCACTTCAAGCGGGGTTATGTCTCAATACGAAGCCCGTGATAAGAAGATTGGTGGGCAACTTCTTGCTTATGTGTACTGA
- the rpl6p gene encoding 50S ribosomal protein L6, giving the protein MVKEIARTIEIPEGVSVSLAQDVFTATGPKGTVERKLWYPGIMIDVKDGEVVVDAEYARKEQKAMVGTFASHIRNLVKGVNEGFECKMSIVYAHFPMQVKVDGKTLIIGNFLGEKKPRFAKIIGETKVKVSGNDVTITGINKEDVGQTAANIEQKTKIKRFDPRIFQDGIYIVQKA; this is encoded by the coding sequence ATGGTTAAGGAAATTGCAAGAACAATAGAGATTCCTGAAGGAGTTTCCGTCTCTCTCGCTCAGGATGTCTTTACAGCCACGGGTCCCAAGGGAACTGTCGAAAGAAAGTTGTGGTACCCCGGAATCATGATCGACGTAAAGGATGGCGAAGTAGTCGTCGACGCCGAATACGCCAGGAAGGAACAGAAAGCCATGGTAGGAACCTTTGCTTCTCATATCAGGAACCTGGTCAAAGGCGTAAATGAAGGCTTTGAATGCAAGATGTCCATTGTGTACGCTCACTTCCCGATGCAGGTCAAAGTTGATGGCAAAACCCTCATAATCGGAAACTTCCTTGGAGAAAAAAAGCCAAGATTTGCAAAAATCATTGGCGAGACAAAGGTTAAGGTAAGTGGGAACGATGTCACAATTACCGGAATCAACAAGGAAGATGTCGGGCAGACTGCCGCAAATATAGAACAGAAGACCAAGATTAAGAGGTTCGATCCGAGGATCTTCCAGGATGGAATCTACATAGTGCAGAAGGCCTGA
- a CDS encoding 50S ribosomal protein L32e — translation MAEEFNEVEGTNEVEDINEVEGTSVSTLDMDPESRRLFNVRKVQKGKKPQFKRTCSHKFKRLDDNWRRPRGSQGKQRRKYVSKGALVQVGYGSPAAVKGLHPSGYSDVLISSIAELELVDPSYEAIRIAGTIGAQKKALILAKAEEAGIKVLNSGRSE, via the coding sequence ATGGCAGAAGAATTCAATGAAGTTGAAGGTACCAATGAAGTTGAAGATATCAATGAAGTTGAAGGTACTTCGGTTTCCACTCTTGATATGGATCCTGAATCCAGGCGCTTATTCAATGTGAGAAAGGTTCAGAAAGGAAAGAAACCTCAGTTCAAGAGAACCTGCAGCCATAAGTTCAAAAGACTTGATGACAACTGGAGGCGTCCGAGAGGTTCTCAGGGTAAGCAGCGCAGAAAGTATGTCTCAAAAGGTGCGCTTGTCCAGGTAGGATACGGAAGCCCGGCTGCAGTTAAAGGCCTGCACCCTTCGGGTTATTCTGATGTTCTTATTTCCAGTATTGCTGAGCTTGAGCTTGTTGACCCGTCTTACGAAGCTATCAGGATAGCAGGGACGATAGGCGCACAAAAGAAAGCCCTTATTCTCGCAAAAGCTGAAGAAGCCGGGATTAAAGTCCTGAACTCTGGAAGGAGTGAGTAA
- a CDS encoding 50S ribosomal protein L19e — translation MSDLSNQRKLASKVLGCGLDRVWLNPEASEEIASAITREDIRGLIEEGTIKAKPVKGVSRGRARALAAKRKYGHCKGHGSRKGKKGARTPKKEQWIKKIRALRRRLKELRADGALDKSVYCRLYRKAKGGEYRSVSHLNSHLESEKLLKKE, via the coding sequence ATGTCCGATCTGTCCAACCAGAGGAAACTGGCTTCCAAAGTTCTCGGATGCGGGCTTGATAGGGTATGGCTTAATCCCGAAGCCTCCGAAGAAATAGCCTCCGCGATCACAAGAGAAGATATCCGCGGGCTCATTGAGGAAGGCACAATTAAAGCAAAACCTGTAAAAGGGGTCAGCAGAGGTAGGGCCAGAGCACTTGCTGCCAAGCGTAAGTACGGGCACTGCAAGGGGCATGGTTCCAGAAAGGGTAAGAAAGGAGCCCGTACTCCCAAGAAAGAGCAGTGGATCAAAAAGATCAGGGCTCTCAGAAGAAGACTCAAGGAGCTGCGTGCAGACGGAGCCCTTGATAAGTCTGTGTACTGCAGACTCTACAGAAAGGCAAAAGGCGGAGAATACAGAAGCGTTTCTCACCTTAACTCCCACCTTGAGTCCGAAAAACTGTTAAAGAAAGAATAA
- a CDS encoding 50S ribosomal protein L18 yields the protein MATGPRYKVPFRRRREGRTNYHLRLKLLLSRQDRVVVRKSSRNVQIQLIAPTPDGDITYSSAVSNELAKYGYTGATGNTTAAYLTGLLFGLKSLQKGYEGGILDIGLQASSAGSRVYAALKGVVDSGFEIPCSPEVFPPDERIRGEHIAGYREESSDLPEQFEATKEKIFAEFS from the coding sequence ATGGCAACAGGACCAAGATATAAGGTTCCTTTTAGAAGAAGAAGAGAAGGACGCACTAACTACCACCTCCGCCTTAAATTACTACTCTCAAGGCAGGACCGTGTGGTCGTCAGAAAAAGTTCAAGAAACGTTCAGATCCAGTTAATAGCTCCTACCCCTGATGGGGACATAACTTATTCCTCAGCCGTTTCGAATGAGCTTGCAAAATACGGTTACACAGGAGCTACCGGAAATACAACGGCTGCATACCTTACAGGGCTCTTATTCGGGCTGAAGAGTTTGCAGAAGGGCTATGAAGGAGGCATTCTGGATATCGGTCTCCAGGCTTCCTCTGCAGGTTCAAGAGTTTATGCTGCCCTTAAAGGGGTTGTAGACTCTGGCTTTGAAATCCCCTGCAGCCCTGAAGTGTTCCCCCCAGACGAGAGGATCCGCGGAGAGCACATAGCCGGATACAGAGAAGAGAGCTCAGACCTGCCAGAGCAGTTTGAAGCAACCAAAGAGAAAATCTTTGCTGAGTTTAGTTAA
- a CDS encoding 30S ribosomal protein S5, with protein sequence MAFDQDWVPKTRLGKLVVEGQVASMDEAIKSGLPIREPQIIDMLLPDLEDEVLDINMVQRMTDSGRRVKFRATVIVGNRNGYVGLGQAKDVQVGPAIRKAIDAAKLNITYIRRGCGSWECACGLPHTVPYEVTGKAGSVSVTLIPAPRGLGIAAGNTATKVLEKAGIKDVWTKTFGTTRSTLNFAKATYDALNQVNVVRLPVYYGKEEV encoded by the coding sequence ATGGCATTCGATCAAGATTGGGTTCCGAAGACCAGGCTTGGAAAATTAGTTGTTGAAGGACAGGTTGCTTCCATGGACGAGGCAATCAAATCAGGCCTGCCTATAAGGGAACCCCAGATAATTGATATGCTGCTTCCTGACCTGGAAGATGAGGTGCTCGACATTAACATGGTCCAGAGGATGACTGACTCCGGACGCCGTGTAAAGTTCAGAGCAACCGTAATCGTAGGAAACAGAAACGGCTATGTAGGACTCGGACAGGCAAAGGACGTCCAGGTAGGGCCTGCAATACGCAAGGCAATAGACGCTGCAAAGCTCAACATTACCTATATCCGCAGAGGCTGCGGTTCCTGGGAATGCGCCTGCGGGCTGCCGCACACCGTACCTTACGAGGTTACAGGAAAGGCAGGCAGTGTAAGTGTGACCCTCATCCCTGCCCCCCGGGGCCTCGGGATTGCCGCAGGAAACACTGCAACCAAGGTGCTCGAAAAAGCCGGCATTAAAGATGTATGGACCAAGACCTTCGGGACTACCAGGTCAACCCTCAACTTCGCAAAGGCTACCTACGATGCCCTTAACCAGGTCAACGTGGTAAGGCTGCCTGTCTACTACGGTAAGGAGGAAGTCTGA
- a CDS encoding 50S ribosomal protein L30, giving the protein MYAVVRLRGQVNVRYTIEDTMKMLRLHKVNHCVFVPENPHYKGMVQKVKDYVAYGKIDAKTLAEVLENRGRLEGDTRLTEEYIRENTDYDSIQAFAEAVIEGKSSLKDIPKLKPVFRLHPPRKGHAGIKRTVQQGGVLGNHDENINVLLHKMR; this is encoded by the coding sequence ATGTATGCAGTTGTGAGACTCAGAGGTCAGGTCAACGTACGCTATACTATTGAGGACACAATGAAGATGCTCCGCCTGCACAAAGTTAACCACTGTGTGTTTGTGCCGGAAAATCCTCACTACAAGGGTATGGTTCAGAAAGTGAAGGACTACGTTGCATACGGCAAGATTGATGCAAAGACCCTTGCGGAAGTCCTTGAAAATCGCGGAAGGCTTGAAGGCGACACCCGCCTCACAGAAGAATACATCCGTGAAAACACGGACTATGATTCCATACAGGCCTTTGCCGAAGCCGTTATCGAGGGAAAATCCTCCCTTAAGGATATCCCCAAACTGAAGCCTGTTTTCAGGCTTCACCCACCAAGAAAAGGGCATGCAGGGATTAAGAGGACAGTCCAGCAGGGCGGAGTACTCGGAAACCACGATGAAAATATCAACGTGCTTCTGCACAAGATGAGATAA
- a CDS encoding uL15m family ribosomal protein → MDTKKFRGSRTCGGGTHKNRRGAGNRGGRGKAGGCKHHFVRAMMRGYSYGKHGFKRPDEVSRDVSIVNVGELDELASYLVEEGLAEVKDGAYHINLENLGIEKVLGSGRVTKNLVVTSEEFSASAREKIENAGGSCIDAE, encoded by the coding sequence ATGGATACTAAAAAGTTTAGAGGGTCCAGGACCTGCGGGGGCGGGACCCACAAAAACAGGCGTGGAGCCGGTAACCGCGGAGGCCGCGGGAAAGCCGGGGGCTGCAAACACCACTTCGTAAGAGCTATGATGCGTGGGTACAGCTACGGAAAGCACGGTTTCAAGCGCCCTGATGAAGTATCAAGGGACGTTTCCATAGTAAATGTCGGAGAGCTCGACGAACTTGCTTCCTACCTTGTTGAAGAAGGGCTTGCGGAAGTTAAGGATGGGGCATACCACATTAACCTTGAAAACCTCGGAATCGAGAAGGTACTCGGAAGCGGACGTGTCACAAAGAATCTTGTGGTCACTTCAGAGGAGTTTTCCGCCTCTGCCCGTGAAAAGATTGAAAATGCTGGTGGAAGCTGCATCGATGCCGAATAA